A DNA window from Carassius carassius unplaced genomic scaffold, fCarCar2.1 SCAFFOLD_71, whole genome shotgun sequence contains the following coding sequences:
- the LOC132137499 gene encoding CREB-regulated transcription coactivator 2-like — MSSAGAACGPAPGPNHGGSVPAPGASNPRKFSEKIALHTQRQAEETAAFQEVMMDLTSTRIQAQKVRLARNQGSYYGGSLPNVNQIGRSASDLQGSCHSPLDSSRSTRHHGLVERVHRERRFISPSGPYRRQTDSSHSSSVYLSPPPEPSWRRNWNSSFETDKSQIFQQLLTTALNRTNSDSALHTSVMNPPAGEPFSAGLRRPAVFSYPAPIEENSPDDGRLKPWDSRKLPLLSSRPKSCEVPGITVFPSPDQQGSAPQGPTVLNTGGSLPDLSSLHFPSPLPTPLDPDEPGYPSVSGGSTGNLTCTLTQLGIHSPSSFCSTGLLPSLQGTSSSSSLQSSLSNPNIQSSLSAQSFQNSLSSASLHSSLSNPSLQSSLSSSPSLRSSLSSQSLQSWLSNSSLSGSSSALQPQTSSSPRRRVQLTPVTLPADTRRHHPKQFSPTSSTLSSITQGVTLDTSRRQGDQRSSPYSFGQQQQQVQKGQGQGQGPHLHNMQNLQKSFQMQPLKRPSPGQNQNPHPVSYRSADASQTGQTRSEQQMSPALSADLDLYSVSDRPDRPVPVTGHFREYWGTK, encoded by the exons ATGTCCTCCGCGGGAGCTGCGTGTGGACCGGCTCCGGGACCGAATCACGGCGGCTCTGTTCCCGCGCCCGGCGCCTCAAACCCGCGAAAGTTCAGCGAGAAGATCGCGCTGCACACGCAGAGACAGGCGGAGGAGACCGCGGCGTTCCAGGAGGTCATGATGGACCTCACCTCCACccgg ATTCAGGCGCAGAAGGTCCGTTTGGCTCGAAATCAGGGCTCGTATTATGGTGGATCTCTGCCTAACGTCAACCAGATCGGCAGGAGTGCCTCGgacctgcag ggctcGTGTCACTCTCCGCTGGACTCCAGTCGCTCCACACGGCATCATGGTCTGGTGGAGCGTGTTCACAGAGAGCGGCGCTTCATCTCTCCCAGCGGACCCTACAGAAGACAA acGGACAGCTCTCACAGCAGCTCAGTGTATCTGTCTCCGCCCCCTGAACCCAGCTGGAGAAG GAACTGGAACAGTAGCTTTGAGACGGACAAGAGCCAGATATTCCAGCAGCTTCTGACCACAGCGCTCAACAG gactaACTCGGACTCGGCGCTGCACACCAGTGTGATGAATCCTCCAGCTGGAGAGCCGTTCTCTGCTGGACTCCGCCGGCCGGCCG TCTTCTCCTATCCTGCTCCCATCGAGGAGAACAGCCCCGACGACGGACGCCTAAAGCCTTGGGACTCcaggaag CTGCCGCTGCTCTCTTCACGACCAAAGTCCTGTGAGGTGCCTGGAATCAC tgtgtttCCGTCTCCGGACCAGCAGGGCAGCGCTCCTCAGGGCCCAACAGTGCTGAATACAGGTGGCTCTCTGCCGGATCTGTCCAGTCTGCACTTCCCGTCCCCGCTGCCGACCCCGCTGGACCCGGACGAGCCGGGATACCCGTCTGTGAGCGGCGGGAGCACGGGGAACCTGACCTGCACCCTCACACAGCTGGGCATCCACAGCCCCAGCAGCTTCTGCTCCACAG gtCTGCTGCCGTCTCTGCAGGGTACATCCAGTAGCTCCTCCCTCCAGTCGTCGCTTAGCAACCCCAACATCCAATCATCTCTCAGCGCTCAATCGTTCCAGAACTCACTGAGCTCCGCCTCCCTGCATTCATCCCTGAGCAACCCCTCCCTCCAGTCTTCGTTAAGCTCCTCCCCCTCACTGAGGTCATCGCTCAGCAGCCAGTCGCTGCAGTCGTGGCTCAGTAACTCCTCCCTCAGTGGCTCCTCCTCTGCGCTACAGCCGCAGACGAGCTCATCCCCGCGCAGACGAGTGCAGCTGACCCCTGTGACCCTGCCTGCAGACACACGCAGACATCACCCCAAACAGTTCTCACCCACCTCCTCCACCCTCAGCTCCATCACAcag GGTGTGACTCTGGACACCAGCAGGCGGCAGGGGGATCAGAGGTCATCTCCCTATTCTTttggccagcagcagcagcaggttcAGAAGGGTCAGGGTCAGGGTCAGGGTCCTCACCTGCACAACATGCAGAACCTGCAGAAGTCCTTCCAGATGCAGCCACTGAAGCGTCCGAGCCCCGGTCAGAACCAGAACCCCCACCCCGTGAGTTACAGGTCAGCAGACGCCTCTCAGACGGGACAGACCCGGTCCGAGCAGCAGATGAGTCCGGCTCTCAGCGCAGACCTGGACCTGTACAGCGTGAGTGACCGACCGGACAGACCAGTACCAGTTACAGGACACTTCAGAGAATACTGGGGCacaaagtag